In one window of Brenneria goodwinii DNA:
- the yfiH gene encoding purine nucleoside phosphorylase YfiH, protein MLIHPDWPAPESIRACSTTRNGGVSLPPYDALNLGNHVGDDAEKVRINRQILSDKAGLPSMPHWLEQVHGTHAIRIDSMQQPAVCGDAVYTDQKGQVCAVMTADCLPVLFCSAAGDEVAAAHAGWRGLCAGVLEETLSCFRARPSQIMAWLGPAIGPEKFEVGPEVREAFIQHDAMAISAFRANGDKFLADIYQLARLRLRAGGVTQVFGGELCTVSDPRRFFSYRRDGVTGRMASLVWLI, encoded by the coding sequence ATGCTAATACATCCTGACTGGCCTGCCCCGGAGAGCATCCGGGCATGTAGCACAACGCGTAACGGCGGCGTCAGTTTGCCGCCGTACGATGCGCTTAATCTTGGAAACCATGTCGGCGATGATGCAGAAAAAGTGAGGATAAACCGTCAGATCCTGTCGGATAAGGCCGGATTACCCTCGATGCCGCACTGGCTGGAACAGGTTCACGGTACGCATGCGATTCGTATCGACAGTATGCAGCAGCCCGCCGTTTGCGGTGATGCGGTTTACACCGATCAAAAAGGGCAGGTTTGTGCGGTGATGACCGCCGATTGTTTACCGGTACTGTTTTGTTCCGCTGCGGGTGATGAAGTCGCTGCGGCTCATGCCGGTTGGCGCGGGTTGTGCGCCGGCGTACTGGAAGAGACATTGTCCTGTTTTCGCGCCAGACCGTCTCAGATTATGGCATGGCTTGGTCCTGCCATCGGTCCCGAAAAGTTTGAAGTCGGGCCGGAAGTCCGGGAAGCATTTATCCAACATGACGCCATGGCGATATCCGCATTTAGGGCTAATGGAGATAAATTTCTTGCCGATATATATCAGCTGGCCCGCTTACGTTTACGTGCTGGCGGAGTAACGCAGGTCTTCGGTGGAGAGCTGTGTACCGTCAGCGATCCGCGGAGATTTTTCTCTTATCGGCGTGATGGTGTGACGGGCCGTATGGCAAGTTTAGTCTGGCTGATATAA
- the rluD gene encoding 23S rRNA pseudouridine(1911/1915/1917) synthase RluD produces the protein MAQQVQLTATVAESQLGQRLDQALAELFPDYSRSRIKEWILDNRVQINGNVINKPKEKVLGGELVDIDAIIEEEARWEAQDIALDIVYEDQDILVINKPRDLVVHPGAGNPDGTVLNALLHYYPEIVDVPRAGIVHRLDKDTTGLMVVAKTVPAQTRLVESLQAREITREYEAVAIGTMTAGGTVEEPIARHATKRTHMAVHPMGKPAVTHYRIMEHFRAHTRLRLRLETGRTHQIRVHMSHISHPLVGDPLYGGRPRPPKGASEEFITVLRGFDRQALHATMLRLYHPISGIQMEWHAPLPQDMVDLINALKADTEAFEDQLNW, from the coding sequence ATGGCACAACAAGTACAACTCACCGCAACGGTGGCCGAATCCCAACTCGGACAACGTTTAGATCAGGCTTTGGCCGAATTGTTCCCTGATTATTCACGATCTCGTATAAAAGAGTGGATTCTTGATAACCGGGTACAGATTAACGGTAATGTAATCAATAAGCCAAAAGAGAAAGTACTGGGTGGCGAATTGGTTGATATTGATGCAATCATTGAAGAAGAAGCACGTTGGGAAGCGCAGGATATCGCGCTGGATATCGTGTATGAAGATCAGGATATCCTGGTCATTAATAAACCCAGAGATTTGGTCGTTCATCCTGGCGCTGGCAATCCTGACGGCACGGTGCTCAATGCGCTATTGCATTACTATCCTGAGATAGTGGATGTTCCGCGGGCGGGTATTGTTCATCGTTTGGATAAAGACACCACGGGACTAATGGTGGTGGCGAAAACCGTCCCCGCCCAGACCAGACTGGTTGAATCATTACAGGCGCGTGAAATTACGCGTGAATATGAGGCCGTTGCCATTGGCACCATGACCGCGGGGGGAACGGTGGAGGAACCCATCGCCCGCCATGCAACAAAACGCACGCATATGGCGGTTCATCCTATGGGGAAACCGGCGGTCACCCATTATCGAATCATGGAACATTTCCGCGCGCATACGCGGTTACGTCTGCGGCTGGAAACGGGGCGCACCCACCAGATTCGTGTGCATATGTCGCACATTAGTCATCCTTTGGTGGGGGATCCTTTATATGGTGGACGTCCGCGGCCGCCCAAGGGCGCTTCAGAGGAATTTATTACGGTGCTGCGTGGTTTTGATCGGCAGGCGTTGCATGCCACGATGCTACGCTTATATCATCCTATCAGTGGGATACAAATGGAATGGCATGCGCCTTTGCCACAGGACATGGTCGATCTCATTAATGCATTAAAAGCGGATACCGAAGCGTTCGAAGATCAACTCAATTGGTGA